A DNA window from Legionella sp. MW5194 contains the following coding sequences:
- a CDS encoding GNAT family N-acetyltransferase: protein MQPYVIKTQKLGLRPIREEDVKYLEEIDKDPVVKEYFPEGTLSRREIREFIQESLENHETKNLPCFVIFRLKDRRFVGEAYFDQLESGEIKVGYLFHRQFWNRGYATEVLRALLNWAKKNIKADYIIAYADKENVASFRVMQKCGMRFYKEAHFLGMDCKFYRIRNR from the coding sequence ATGCAGCCTTATGTGATTAAAACGCAAAAGTTAGGGTTACGTCCTATCCGGGAAGAAGATGTGAAGTACCTGGAAGAAATTGACAAAGATCCGGTGGTTAAGGAATATTTTCCTGAAGGAACGTTAAGCCGGCGTGAAATCAGGGAATTTATTCAGGAAAGCCTTGAAAATCATGAAACTAAAAATTTGCCCTGCTTCGTGATTTTTCGTTTAAAGGACAGGCGTTTCGTAGGCGAAGCTTATTTTGACCAGTTAGAAAGCGGTGAAATTAAGGTTGGTTACCTGTTCCATCGTCAATTCTGGAATCGCGGTTATGCCACCGAGGTGTTAAGGGCGCTGCTCAACTGGGCGAAAAAAAACATCAAGGCGGATTACATTATTGCCTATGCGGATAAAGAGAACGTGGCCTCATTCCGCGTCATGCAAAAATGCGGCATGCGGTTTTATAAAGAAGCGCATTTTTTAGGCATGGATTGCAAATTTTATCGCATTCGCAACCGCTAA
- the argE gene encoding acetylornithine deacetylase — MNKFEWLHRLIGFNTVSSNSNLGFIQEIAVWFESHQIETTIIPGTTDDKANLLATLPASNGNRQGGLLLSGHTDVVPVAGQLWETDPFQAVEKDGRIYGRGACDMKGFLAVMLSLVPEIKSYTLHKPVHFAFTCDEEIGCLGVDFVAEHLKKIKLQPEGCIIGEPSGMKPIVGEKSRRVYHCQVQGKAAHSSMVTEGCNAIEYASRLITYINDLFNHLKTIGPFDDAFNIPYSTLSTNLISGGNASNIIPGLCEFMLEIRYIPEFPLEHFRSQVENHINEQLLPEMQKTFKEAAIYFDQVSDASGFTAREDAAITHLLRTVTGVKERLKVSYATEASAFQDMGIPTIICGPGDIAEAHRPNEFVTLDQLTICEHVLKNVIHFFCGQAAC; from the coding sequence ATGAATAAATTTGAATGGCTCCACCGACTTATTGGTTTTAATACCGTATCCAGCAACAGCAACCTGGGGTTCATTCAGGAAATCGCGGTCTGGTTTGAATCGCATCAAATCGAAACCACCATTATTCCTGGTACAACGGATGATAAAGCCAACCTGCTCGCTACCCTGCCTGCCAGTAACGGCAACCGCCAGGGGGGGTTGTTATTATCCGGTCATACCGATGTGGTGCCAGTGGCCGGCCAACTCTGGGAAACGGATCCTTTCCAGGCGGTTGAAAAAGACGGCAGAATTTACGGTCGGGGCGCCTGCGACATGAAGGGATTTTTAGCCGTCATGTTGTCCCTGGTGCCTGAAATCAAAAGCTACACTTTGCATAAGCCAGTCCATTTCGCATTCACCTGCGATGAAGAAATCGGCTGTCTGGGGGTGGATTTTGTGGCCGAGCACCTGAAAAAGATCAAACTTCAACCCGAAGGCTGCATCATTGGCGAACCCTCCGGCATGAAACCGATTGTTGGAGAAAAATCGCGGCGTGTTTACCATTGTCAGGTGCAGGGCAAAGCCGCACATTCCTCCATGGTCACTGAAGGCTGCAATGCCATTGAGTATGCCAGCCGTCTGATTACCTATATTAATGATTTATTTAATCATTTAAAAACTATAGGGCCTTTCGATGACGCATTTAACATCCCCTACTCCACCCTGTCCACCAATTTAATCAGTGGTGGCAATGCCTCCAACATCATTCCCGGACTCTGTGAATTCATGCTGGAAATTCGCTACATTCCCGAATTTCCTTTAGAGCATTTCCGAAGCCAGGTCGAGAACCACATTAACGAGCAATTGCTGCCCGAGATGCAAAAGACGTTTAAGGAAGCAGCGATTTATTTTGATCAGGTCTCTGACGCTTCCGGTTTTACTGCACGTGAAGACGCAGCCATTACCCATTTATTAAGGACTGTTACCGGCGTGAAAGAGCGGCTTAAAGTCTCTTATGCGACCGAAGCCAGCGCCTTTCAGGACATGGGAATTCCCACCATTATCTGCGGTCCGGGCGACATTGCCGAGGCGCACCGTCCCAATGAATTTGTGACATTGGATCAGCTGACCATCTGTGAGCATGTCTTAAAAAATGTCATCCATTTTTTTTGCGGGCAAGCGGCCTGTTAG
- a CDS encoding PP2C family serine/threonine-protein phosphatase — protein MPEIISTPSKGVVEGEDREHHFAYFETQNKRSDQEDALAWHTLGENQLRSLSPQQIGQRLWTTCKLLDEWAKGLSEEAGTTACMTVFDGRDSVITASIGDSVAFLVAYGKKGEVISATRLNATLHHPALQSEKERILKAGGSIDTSNRINGVLSVSRAIGDYDTLGIHGKKLAISDAAVDIASISQLLNDEEESISKLQLISTCDGFTDGAKDSSIECQVMYLLTCLERLGKPGLKTEAEIAAFLAACAVESKSTDNISIAVQTLVYGLPVLLGLYDGHGGHQIAHDAAMSGGEIFLEQCALSQQDYELQSLSTANHKERYKEDNAKAIDFTANGSSCFLEKLAVAVNEAALNEKMKTLSLKEEVLLNKSAALSPGFFSHHYPSQDEKKTVMNSSSFVS, from the coding sequence ATGCCAGAGATTATATCCACACCCTCAAAAGGGGTGGTTGAAGGTGAAGACAGGGAACATCATTTTGCTTACTTTGAAACCCAGAACAAGCGATCCGACCAGGAAGATGCGCTGGCCTGGCATACCCTCGGTGAAAACCAGTTGCGATCATTAAGTCCTCAACAGATAGGACAACGCCTCTGGACAACCTGCAAGCTGCTCGATGAGTGGGCAAAAGGCCTGTCTGAGGAAGCAGGGACAACCGCCTGCATGACCGTTTTTGATGGCAGGGACAGTGTGATTACTGCGTCCATTGGTGACAGTGTAGCCTTTCTGGTCGCTTATGGAAAAAAAGGCGAAGTCATCAGTGCAACCCGATTAAATGCCACGCTGCATCATCCGGCTTTACAGTCGGAGAAAGAGCGCATTCTTAAAGCCGGCGGCAGTATTGACACCTCCAACCGAATCAATGGTGTTCTCTCGGTTTCCCGCGCCATTGGCGACTACGATACCCTGGGTATTCATGGCAAAAAATTAGCGATTTCCGATGCTGCGGTGGACATCGCCAGTATCAGCCAGCTATTAAACGATGAAGAGGAATCGATCAGTAAACTCCAGCTTATTTCAACCTGTGACGGCTTTACCGATGGCGCGAAAGACAGCAGCATTGAATGCCAGGTGATGTATTTATTAACCTGTCTTGAGCGTCTTGGCAAGCCAGGCTTAAAGACAGAAGCCGAGATTGCGGCATTTCTTGCCGCCTGCGCCGTAGAATCCAAATCAACGGACAATATCTCCATCGCGGTTCAAACGCTGGTTTATGGTTTGCCGGTTCTTCTTGGACTCTATGACGGCCATGGCGGCCATCAAATCGCCCATGATGCGGCAATGTCGGGTGGGGAGATTTTTTTAGAACAATGTGCGCTTTCACAACAAGATTATGAGTTGCAATCGCTAAGTACCGCCAATCACAAAGAACGGTACAAAGAAGACAATGCGAAAGCCATTGACTTTACTGCGAATGGGTCATCTTGTTTTTTGGAAAAATTAGCGGTTGCGGTGAATGAGGCTGCCCTGAATGAAAAAATGAAAACCTTGTCTCTGAAAGAAGAGGTTTTATTGAATAAATCTGCCGCCCTTTCCCCTGGTTTTTTCAGTCATCATTACCCAAGTCAGGATGAAAAAAAGACGGTGATGAATTCAAGTTCTTTCGTCAGTTAA
- a CDS encoding chemotaxis protein CheB, with protein MEHYVVVIGTSAGGLSALKALLGALPTDFPAAVLIVKHIAASAENLLPAILGRASQLPVVDTHHRQPIEPGHIYIAPPKFHMVIEDGKIALHDGPKVNHSRPAIDPLFYSAALHYKQKTIGVLLSGLLDDGSAGFVAIKKCGGITMVQDPDEAEYPDMPGNALKNIQIDYCLKAKEIAVLLADLVTEKIKSAPVDPSEIHLLELESSMNYKPGSAIDIEKIGTASGFICPECQGALWKINDTRFERYRCRVEHAYSSDGLVSAYEQSTEAALWSALRALEEKEKLAQNIARKAREKQSENASYFIKKAEEAQKHAAAIRSLLSNRNS; from the coding sequence ATGGAACATTATGTTGTAGTCATCGGTACATCTGCTGGCGGTTTATCTGCTTTAAAGGCCCTTTTAGGTGCTCTTCCCACTGATTTCCCGGCAGCGGTTCTCATCGTCAAGCACATTGCTGCTTCCGCAGAAAACCTGTTGCCCGCCATCCTTGGACGAGCGAGCCAATTACCGGTGGTTGACACGCATCATCGCCAACCAATAGAACCAGGCCACATTTACATCGCTCCTCCCAAGTTTCATATGGTAATTGAGGATGGAAAGATAGCCCTTCATGACGGTCCGAAGGTTAATCATTCCCGTCCGGCCATCGATCCGCTTTTTTATTCCGCAGCGCTTCACTACAAGCAAAAAACCATCGGTGTTCTGTTAAGCGGTCTGCTCGATGATGGCAGTGCAGGGTTTGTGGCAATAAAAAAATGCGGCGGCATAACCATGGTGCAGGACCCGGATGAGGCGGAGTACCCGGATATGCCGGGAAATGCCTTAAAAAATATTCAGATTGATTATTGTCTTAAAGCAAAGGAAATCGCGGTTTTGCTGGCGGATTTGGTAACTGAAAAGATAAAATCAGCACCGGTTGACCCCTCAGAAATCCATTTGCTGGAATTGGAATCATCAATGAATTACAAGCCAGGCAGCGCGATTGACATTGAAAAAATAGGCACGGCATCAGGGTTTATTTGCCCCGAGTGTCAGGGCGCATTATGGAAAATCAATGACACACGTTTTGAACGGTATCGTTGCCGTGTGGAGCATGCCTATAGCAGCGATGGTTTAGTATCAGCTTATGAGCAAAGTACCGAAGCGGCATTATGGTCGGCTTTAAGGGCATTGGAAGAGAAAGAAAAGCTGGCTCAAAATATAGCCAGGAAAGCACGGGAAAAGCAGTCAGAAAATGCGTCTTACTTTATAAAAAAAGCAGAGGAAGCTCAAAAGCATGCAGCGGCTATCCGCAGTTTATTAAGCAACAGAAACAGTTAA
- a CDS encoding chemotaxis protein CheB produces MPKNKNKPDNNHHLNAMSNEKKTPGEDLFVVTIGASAGGLETLKTFFSAVSIQANMAFVVITHLSPAHTSMLPELLQNCTSLTVLPISNDQKVQANHVYVLPPGKNAIIQRGILKLVDPETSQDLKMPIDYFLRSLAVDKKSKGICVILSGTGNDGTAGLRALREQGGIDYCADRSVCTLRRHA; encoded by the coding sequence ATGCCAAAAAATAAAAACAAACCGGACAATAACCATCATCTAAATGCCATGTCAAATGAGAAAAAAACACCCGGCGAGGATTTGTTTGTTGTGACGATTGGCGCCTCTGCCGGAGGGCTTGAAACGTTAAAAACGTTTTTTTCCGCTGTGTCTATCCAGGCTAATATGGCTTTTGTGGTCATTACGCACTTAAGTCCCGCGCACACCAGCATGTTGCCTGAGCTTTTACAAAATTGCACTTCCTTAACCGTGTTGCCAATCAGCAACGACCAGAAAGTACAGGCCAATCACGTGTATGTGCTTCCGCCAGGTAAGAATGCCATTATCCAGCGAGGTATATTAAAACTCGTCGATCCGGAGACTTCCCAGGATTTAAAAATGCCCATTGATTATTTTCTTCGCTCCTTGGCAGTCGATAAAAAAAGCAAGGGAATTTGTGTCATTTTATCCGGCACAGGCAATGATGGTACGGCTGGACTCAGGGCATTAAGGGAGCAGGGGGGGATTGATTATTGTGCAGACCGCAGCGTCTGCACGCTACGACGGCATGCCTAA
- a CDS encoding CheR family methyltransferase, which translates to MQTAASARYDGMPKSAINTGVVDYILLPEKIYPFLLDYIAHFNDKSIVLADSVAKEIHQILVLLNNQTGHDFSLYKPNTIFRRIQKRLNILQIDDLSFYIKYLYQNPGELEILFRELLINVTNFFRDAEAFEVLKEIMIKKMRDDKPKDYGLRVWVPGCSTGEEAYSIAILLQECMDSLKQRFNVQIFGTDIDEDAIEIARAGVFPATISSEVSKERLMRFFVKEGESYKINIDIRKMIIFATQNLIKDPPFTKLDLLSCRNLLIYLTSQLQRRILPLFHYSLKPNGLLFLGTSETIGGAGDLFTILDRRWKIFERKGGVTSFQAVIDLPSSTPLSECSSMKATEKIMYENEPNLRLIIEQLLLKKHTPPCVVIDDQGSIVYVYGRTSRFLEFAAGEARFHFLEMVRPELKAKVSLAIRNATMQQKEIILSGLQFKEDGEIKHINLKVRPVFEAQVLHKKLLLIVFEEMAVFGQSHEKGRRLETKDELEKKITQLDQELKYTKESLQTTIEELETSNEELKSSNEELQSTNEELQSTNEEIETSKEELQSLNEELTTVNAELESRIEQLSSANDDIKNLLDNTEIATVFLDKDLCIKRFTPKATEIINLISSDVGRPISHIVSNLYYDTLIDDAREVLQTLEPIIREVIDKSEHWYVVRIIPYRTVTNVIDGVVITFLNIHAQKRAENNSVELQKELQKYNEINKVLLNNLTQAAVLVNFDDKIVFANKRFEQLVGLELKELLGRILYKLKLNWDANKLQQVLNDAQTSMESVHSNTVDMANNAMALMTYKYPENMMLICFSQT; encoded by the coding sequence GTGCAGACCGCAGCGTCTGCACGCTACGACGGCATGCCTAAGAGTGCGATTAATACCGGCGTTGTTGATTATATCCTCCTGCCGGAAAAAATTTACCCTTTTTTACTGGATTACATTGCCCATTTTAATGATAAAAGCATTGTGTTGGCTGACAGTGTGGCTAAGGAAATCCATCAGATTCTGGTGCTGTTGAATAACCAGACTGGTCATGATTTTTCCCTCTACAAACCCAATACCATTTTTCGCCGCATTCAAAAGCGCTTGAATATCTTACAGATTGATGACTTGTCGTTTTACATTAAGTACCTCTATCAGAATCCCGGTGAGTTGGAAATTCTTTTTAGGGAATTATTGATTAATGTCACCAATTTTTTTCGCGATGCCGAAGCATTTGAAGTGCTTAAAGAAATCATGATTAAAAAAATGAGGGATGACAAACCTAAAGATTATGGGCTACGGGTGTGGGTTCCTGGATGCTCCACCGGAGAGGAAGCTTATTCCATTGCTATTCTGTTACAGGAATGCATGGATAGTTTGAAGCAGCGCTTTAATGTGCAGATTTTTGGTACAGACATTGATGAGGATGCCATTGAAATCGCCCGCGCCGGGGTTTTTCCAGCCACCATTAGCTCCGAGGTTTCCAAGGAACGACTGATGCGCTTTTTCGTTAAAGAAGGCGAGTCTTACAAGATCAATATCGACATACGCAAGATGATTATTTTTGCGACACAAAACTTAATTAAAGATCCTCCATTCACCAAACTGGATCTTTTAAGTTGTCGAAATTTATTAATTTATTTAACATCGCAACTGCAAAGAAGAATTCTGCCATTATTTCATTATAGTTTGAAGCCAAATGGACTATTGTTTTTGGGGACGTCTGAGACCATTGGTGGCGCCGGGGATTTATTCACTATTTTAGACAGGCGATGGAAAATTTTTGAACGGAAAGGCGGTGTCACATCGTTTCAGGCAGTGATTGACCTGCCTTCGAGCACACCCCTATCTGAATGTTCAAGTATGAAAGCTACGGAAAAAATTATGTATGAAAATGAACCCAATCTGAGATTGATTATTGAGCAATTGCTGCTTAAAAAGCACACCCCACCCTGCGTGGTTATCGATGACCAGGGAAGTATTGTTTATGTCTATGGCCGGACAAGCCGCTTTCTCGAATTCGCAGCCGGCGAAGCAAGGTTTCATTTTTTGGAGATGGTTCGTCCTGAGCTTAAAGCCAAAGTATCTCTGGCCATACGCAATGCGACGATGCAGCAAAAGGAAATTATTCTGAGTGGTCTGCAATTTAAAGAAGACGGGGAAATCAAACACATCAACCTGAAAGTCAGGCCTGTCTTTGAAGCGCAGGTGTTGCATAAAAAATTGCTGCTGATTGTGTTTGAAGAAATGGCTGTTTTTGGCCAAAGCCATGAGAAGGGACGGCGCTTGGAAACCAAGGATGAACTGGAAAAAAAGATTACTCAACTGGATCAAGAATTGAAATACACCAAGGAAAGTCTGCAGACGACAATTGAAGAGTTGGAAACATCCAATGAGGAATTGAAATCCAGCAATGAGGAACTGCAGAGTACGAATGAAGAACTGCAGAGTACGAATGAAGAAATTGAAACCTCAAAGGAGGAGTTGCAGTCGCTAAATGAAGAATTGACAACGGTCAATGCCGAACTCGAAAGCCGCATTGAGCAATTATCAAGCGCCAATGACGACATTAAAAACCTGCTTGACAATACCGAAATCGCCACGGTCTTTTTAGACAAGGATCTGTGCATCAAGCGGTTTACTCCCAAAGCCACTGAAATTATTAATTTGATTTCATCGGACGTGGGAAGACCTATCAGCCACATCGTTTCCAATCTTTATTATGATACCCTGATTGATGATGCACGGGAGGTGTTGCAGACCCTGGAACCCATCATCCGGGAGGTGATTGATAAAAGCGAACACTGGTATGTTGTACGCATTATCCCCTACCGCACGGTGACCAATGTGATTGATGGGGTAGTCATTACGTTTCTAAATATTCATGCTCAAAAAAGAGCTGAAAACAATTCCGTTGAATTGCAAAAAGAATTGCAAAAATACAATGAAATTAACAAAGTCCTGTTAAATAACCTGACACAGGCTGCGGTGCTGGTGAACTTTGACGATAAAATCGTTTTTGCTAATAAGCGGTTTGAACAGTTAGTGGGTTTGGAACTGAAAGAGCTTCTTGGCCGTATTTTATATAAATTAAAACTGAATTGGGACGCAAATAAATTGCAACAGGTATTAAATGACGCACAGACGTCCATGGAGTCTGTCCACAGCAATACCGTGGACATGGCCAATAACGCCATGGCATTGATGACTTACAAATACCCTGAAAACATGATGCTTATTTGTTTTTCTCAAACATGA